One Armatimonadota bacterium DNA segment encodes these proteins:
- a CDS encoding FAD/NAD(P)-binding oxidoreductase, which translates to MGRRIVILGGGFGGVTAALSLRGALGSEHTITLVDRRGEFMMGLRTLWVLVGRATRQEGTRPLTALSARGVDVRRTTVRGIDLRTRTVATDEAPLPFDYLVVALGADPRPDLIAGWSPAACNLYDAEDVERIVPRIRGLREGRVHVAVLGVPYKCPPAPYEAALLLDDLFRRRGLRDGVEIQTSTVQPMSLPAAGPAACAQVEGQLSRQGIGFAPNRRPVRLEGTTVVYDSGRAEADVLLAVPPHRPPAVVADSGLALRGEWVQVDPGTLRTSADGVFAVGDVVDIPLPTGLSLPKAGVFAEAQARVVAGQIVAEITGARPPAPFDGYGYCFIEMGGERAAMVRGTFYASPAPRLEVAPPSAEAYRQKVEFERERLARWFGS; encoded by the coding sequence ATGGGCAGGCGCATCGTGATTCTGGGCGGGGGATTTGGCGGCGTCACGGCCGCCCTCAGCCTCCGGGGGGCCCTGGGATCCGAGCACACCATCACCCTGGTGGACCGCCGTGGCGAGTTCATGATGGGCCTGCGCACGCTGTGGGTCCTGGTGGGCCGGGCCACCCGGCAGGAGGGGACACGACCGCTGACGGCCCTGTCGGCCCGCGGCGTGGACGTCCGCCGGACCACGGTGCGGGGCATCGACCTCCGCACCCGCACCGTCGCGACCGACGAGGCCCCGCTGCCCTTCGACTACCTGGTGGTGGCTCTGGGGGCGGACCCCCGGCCTGACCTGATCGCCGGCTGGAGCCCGGCCGCCTGCAACCTGTACGACGCCGAAGACGTGGAGCGGATCGTCCCGCGGATCCGGGGCCTGCGGGAGGGGCGCGTCCACGTGGCCGTGCTGGGCGTGCCCTACAAGTGCCCGCCGGCGCCCTACGAGGCCGCGCTGCTGCTGGACGACCTCTTCCGGCGGCGCGGGCTGCGGGACGGCGTGGAGATCCAGACGTCCACCGTGCAGCCCATGTCGCTGCCCGCGGCCGGGCCGGCGGCCTGCGCCCAGGTGGAGGGCCAGCTGTCGCGGCAGGGAATCGGATTTGCGCCCAACCGCCGCCCCGTGCGGCTGGAGGGAACGACCGTGGTGTACGACTCCGGGCGGGCGGAGGCGGATGTGCTTCTGGCGGTCCCACCGCACCGCCCTCCCGCGGTCGTCGCCGACAGCGGGCTGGCCCTGCGGGGGGAGTGGGTTCAGGTGGACCCGGGGACGCTGCGCACATCCGCGGACGGCGTCTTCGCCGTGGGGGACGTGGTGGACATTCCCCTGCCCACCGGTCTGTCTCTGCCCAAGGCGGGAGTCTTTGCCGAGGCGCAGGCCCGGGTGGTCGCCGGGCAGATCGTCGCCGAGATCACCGGCGCCCGGCCCCCGGCGCCCTTTGACGGGTATGGCTACTGTTTCATCGAGATGGGCGGAGAGCGGGCGGCGATGGTGCGGGGTACCTTCTATGCCTCGCCCGCCCCCCGGCTCGAGGTCGCCCCCCCTTCCGCGGAGGCCTACCGGCAGAAGGTGGAATTCGAACGCGAGCGCCTGGCGCGCTGGTTCGGCTCCTGA